In Primulina eburnea isolate SZY01 chromosome 3, ASM2296580v1, whole genome shotgun sequence, one DNA window encodes the following:
- the LOC140826339 gene encoding THO complex subunit 4D-like isoform X1, translating into MASLDMSLDDMIKNRRSSVRNRGQGRSRGARRGQGPGGSSSRGGRAYGPPRRGPLGLNARPSAQMIAKTFRRTKNLPWQNGLLEDSLKAAGLSGLVNGTKLYVSNLDTGVTMEDIRDLFSDIGELMRYSIHYDKNGRSSGSAEVIFVRRSDAFQALKRYNNVQLDGKPMKVEIIGAESDVPISARVNVFGGANGKRTVVMGSGTGRFGGGSRVDRDYRGPIHRGRGGSNIGRGGGRGGGGGRGRGRGRGRGVAPGRKVVEKSAVDLDKELENYHSEAMQS; encoded by the exons ATGGCCTCCTTGGACATGTCGTTGGACGATATGATAAAAAACCGTAGAAGTAGTGTGCGAAACCGAGGACAAGGCAGGTCTCGAGGTGCACGACGGGGACAAGGGCCTGGAGGGTCATCATCCAGAGGTGGGAGAGCATATGGGCCCCCTCGCAGAGGTCCACTTGGACTTAATGCTCGACCGTCGGCTCAAATGATAGCCAAG ACCTTCCGCAGAACCAAGAATCTACCGTGGCAAAATGGTCTTCTCGAGGATAGTCTTAAAGCTGCTGGGTTATCAGGATTAGTAAATGGTACGAAGTTGTATGTTTCCAACTTGGATACTGGAGTGACTATGGAAGATATTAGG GATCTATTTTCTGATATTGGAGAGCTGATGCGTTATTCTATTCACTATGACAAAAATGGACGCTCAAGT GGTTCTGCTGAAGTGATTTTTGTCCGAAGGAGTGATGCATTTCAAGCTCTTAAGCGATATAACAATGTCCAATTGGATGGGAAGCCCATGAAGGTTGAGATAATTGGTGCTGAGTCTGATGTTCCCATTTCTGCTCGTGTGAACGTTTTTGGAGGAGCTAATGGAAAAAGGACGGTCGTAATGGG GTCTGGAACTGGTCGTTTTGGCGGTGGCTCTAGGGTGGACAGGGATTACCGCGGTCCCAT TCATAGGGGTCGGGGTGGTTCAAATATTGGTCGTGGAGGTGGACGTGGTGGTGGAGGAGGTCGAGGTCGCGgccgaggtcgaggtcgaggtgtAGCTCCCGGGAGAAAGGTTGTGGAGAAATCTGCCGTTGATCTTGACAAGGAGCTGGAAAACTATCACTCTGAAGCAATGCAGAGTTGA
- the LOC140826340 gene encoding glucan endo-1,3-beta-glucosidase 2-like: MELVLFILLLIVSAVSADEDAFVGVNIGTELSDMPHPTQVVALLKAQQIRHVRLYNADRGLLLALANTGIRVAISVPNDQLLGLGQSNSTAANWVSQNVVAHYPATNITTICVGSEVFTSLPNVAPVLVKALRFIHSALVASNLDRQIKVSTPLASSLILDSFPPSQAFFNHSWNPVLVPVLDFLQSTNSYFMLNIYPYFDYMQSNGVIPLDYALFKPLPSNKEAVDANTLLHYTSVFDAMVDAAYFAMASLNITNLPVMVTETGWPSKGDANEPDATLDNANTYNSNVIRHILNRTGTPKYPGIGVSTYIYELYNEDMKPGPLSEKNWGLFDANGVPVYVLHLIGSGSVLANDTTNQTYCTAKDGADEKMVQAALDWACGPGKVDCSPILQGQACYDPDNVFAHATYAFDSYYHRMGKTSSSCDFNGVAAITTTNPSHGLCIFRESDTNGTLLNSTIPAMDSKSSNSPAKFLYRNSQSFNCIVVAILGWVSVLL, from the exons ATGCATTTGTTGGAGTGAACATTGGGACGGAGCTCTCGGACATGCCACACCCGACTCAAGTAGTTGCACTCCTCAAAGCTCAGCAAATCCGCCACGTCAGGCTGTACAATGCAGATCGAGGATTGCTGCTTGCACTAGCTAACACAGGTATCCGAGTTGCTATCTCTGTGCCGAACGACCAGCTTCTAGGCCTTGGTCAATCTAATTCGACTGCTGCAAATTGGGTATCTCAGAACGTGGTTGCACACTATCCTGCCACCAACATTACAACAATCTGTGTTGGTTCTGAGGTTTTTACGTCCCTGCCAAATGTTGCTCCTGTTCTTGTTAAAGCTCTCAGATTCATCCATTCCGCCCTCGTGGCTTCAAATCTTGATAGACAGATCAAAGTTTCCACACCACTTGCGTCTTCCCTCATTCTTGACTCTTTCCCTCCATCCCAAGCGTTCTTTAATCATTCATGGAATCCGGTTTTGGTACCTGTCCTTGATTTTCTTCAATCAACAAACTCGTATTTTATGCTCAACATTTACCCTTACTTTGATTACATGCAATCAAACGGTGTAATCCCATTAGATTATGCTCTGTTCAAGCCTCTTCCGAGTAACAAAGAAGCCGTAGATGCAAATACACTTCTTCATTATACTAGTGTGTTTGATGCTATGGTTGATGCCGCGTATTTTGCAATGGCTTCTCTTAACATCACAAATCTTCCCGTTATGGTTACCGAAACAGGCTGGCCCTCGAAAGGGGATGCGAATGAGCCTGATGCCACTTTAGATAATGCCAATACATACAACAGTAATGTGATACGACACATACTGAACAGAACAGGAACTCCAAAATATCCTGGGATCGGAGTCAGCACTTACATATACGAGCTATACAATGAGGATATGAAACCGGGGCCTCTGTCTGAGAAAAACTGGGGATTGTTTGATGCAAATGGGGTTCCCGTGTATGTGTTGCACTTGATTGGCTCAGGATCCGTGTTGGCAAATGACACAACAAACCAGACATATTGCACAGCAAAAGATGGCGCGGACGAAAAAATGGTGCAAGCTGCTCTGGATTGGGCTTGCGGACCTGGGAAAGTTGACTGTTCTCCGATACTGCAGGGGCAAGCATGCTACGATCCAGATAATGTGTTTGCCCATGCAACATATGCATTCGATTCCTATTATCATCGAATGGGAAAGACATCTTCAAGCTGTGATTTTAATGGGGTGGCTGCCATTACGACCACAAAtccaa GTCACGGTTTGTGCATATTCCGTGAAAGTGATACGAACGGCACACTGCTGAACAGCACCATACCGGCTATGGATTCTAAGAGCTCCAATTCTCCAGCCAAGTTCCTATACCGGAACTCGCAGTCATTTAACTGTATTGTAGTTGCGATATTGGGGTGGGTTTCGGTTCTTTTGTAA
- the LOC140826339 gene encoding THO complex subunit 4D-like isoform X2: MALIGMPWIYLNYHTFRRTKNLPWQNGLLEDSLKAAGLSGLVNGTKLYVSNLDTGVTMEDIRDLFSDIGELMRYSIHYDKNGRSSGSAEVIFVRRSDAFQALKRYNNVQLDGKPMKVEIIGAESDVPISARVNVFGGANGKRTVVMGSGTGRFGGGSRVDRDYRGPIHRGRGGSNIGRGGGRGGGGGRGRGRGRGRGVAPGRKVVEKSAVDLDKELENYHSEAMQS; this comes from the exons ATGGCACTAATTGGCATGCCGTGGATTTATCTCAACTACCAT ACCTTCCGCAGAACCAAGAATCTACCGTGGCAAAATGGTCTTCTCGAGGATAGTCTTAAAGCTGCTGGGTTATCAGGATTAGTAAATGGTACGAAGTTGTATGTTTCCAACTTGGATACTGGAGTGACTATGGAAGATATTAGG GATCTATTTTCTGATATTGGAGAGCTGATGCGTTATTCTATTCACTATGACAAAAATGGACGCTCAAGT GGTTCTGCTGAAGTGATTTTTGTCCGAAGGAGTGATGCATTTCAAGCTCTTAAGCGATATAACAATGTCCAATTGGATGGGAAGCCCATGAAGGTTGAGATAATTGGTGCTGAGTCTGATGTTCCCATTTCTGCTCGTGTGAACGTTTTTGGAGGAGCTAATGGAAAAAGGACGGTCGTAATGGG GTCTGGAACTGGTCGTTTTGGCGGTGGCTCTAGGGTGGACAGGGATTACCGCGGTCCCAT TCATAGGGGTCGGGGTGGTTCAAATATTGGTCGTGGAGGTGGACGTGGTGGTGGAGGAGGTCGAGGTCGCGgccgaggtcgaggtcgaggtgtAGCTCCCGGGAGAAAGGTTGTGGAGAAATCTGCCGTTGATCTTGACAAGGAGCTGGAAAACTATCACTCTGAAGCAATGCAGAGTTGA